A region of Spodoptera frugiperda isolate SF20-4 chromosome 26, AGI-APGP_CSIRO_Sfru_2.0, whole genome shotgun sequence DNA encodes the following proteins:
- the LOC118271121 gene encoding LOW QUALITY PROTEIN: uncharacterized protein K02A2.6-like (The sequence of the model RefSeq protein was modified relative to this genomic sequence to represent the inferred CDS: inserted 1 base in 1 codon; substituted 1 base at 1 genomic stop codon) codes for MSTGTTYGVLTAFDHSSQEWNNFKLRLEQWFIANNITFETDKATIKRRAILLTSLCESTFKLACDLALPNKVEELGYEAIVKLLDNHFTPKRFGFAEKSIFYAATQRQDETHTXWAARIRGLATHCAFKNLEEALLDRFIMGMTPGRERDKLFMQDQRELTLAKAIDLAESVRCARLASSTAGXQATAAAGAATAAADSVFNISKKEKCSVCGFTNHKSNQCRYKNFKCKKCNNKGHLRKMCPNEGKVKYVEEGMLDCGDDGECFYNIRCLKGKPMTERVTVSGLALEFEIDSGSAVSVISKSTYNSNFKRLPLSVTKKRLFSYTGENIETIGVVALPISYLGRTHTLDVYVVRADGPPLLGRDFIREFNLELAPAAAMAAASDTSIGKELCKMFPKVFSGNLGAFNKYKIDLHLKPDAQPIFFKARPVPYALRGKLDEELDRLLTLGILKPVEHSDYASPVVPVLKKNGSLRLCADYSVTINKQLIIDQYPLPTVNDLLAKLHGGVQFSKIDLSMAYNQFILNEESQKLTCINTHRGLFNFTRLVFGLSSAPAIFQRAMECLLSGIDGIIFLLDDILITGSNRHEHKQRLTTVLQRLNDAGLTVQMSKCEFFKDEIAYLGHVIDKHGVRKSPDKVKAILQAPKPTNIIQLQSFLSLTNYYRNFVPDASSILSPLYDLLNKNKKWEWTHRHNDAFVRIKNILASDRTLPHFDPNAKLILTVDASPTGLGAVLSQIGPDKLERPISYASRTLSRAEKNYAQVQKEATAIVFGVKRFHQYLYGRSQPFVLRTDHKPLLAIFGPYKGIPEISANRLQRYAIFLAAYNYVIEYISSKQNSADYLSRAYSGDNETETTDELTECEDRAAYVNFVTDGDLPVTLNDLRRETTRDTNLTTVKDFVLNGWPRKVNDAELKPFFNCRTQLSYESGILMRGHKVVIPTTLQENVCRELHSSHFGIVKMKAEARKRLWFPGVDAALERVACTVCAALRPAPPHAPLAPWPLPPHPFYRIHLDFLGPFHNYMFLIIVDAYSKWVECYNMLSTHNSKTVISKMHDFMSRFGIPHTLVSDNGTSFTSLEFKEFCNLNGIKHLLSPAYHPASNGQAESFVKIVKKGLKAIILQGCNKLTIHDKIAKYLFDYRNSKNSTTDKSPAELVFGRSLRSRLDLLNPNAPSSLTSTDLTQTVARKQSLQAKHFRGVLRPEFKENDLVWITKNTNNNKVNWLEGIITKKIGNLMYSVYVPQLNGEVTRHMDQIRKRLSSPISSATGEDQDWDPDVIPDVASPHPEPATHREGEGEATTVLEPAAATPPGTPETSPPLATPGTSPRAARPVTPHRRRAISPIFSTPQSTLPLD; via the exons atgtcCACGGGAACAACTTATGGCGTTCTTACGGCGTTTGATCACTCATCACAAGAGTGGAACAACTTTAAGTTGCGATTAGAACAATGGTTTATCGCTAACAACATTACTTTCGAAACCGACAAGGCAACAATCAAGCGTCGGGCGATACTTTTAACGTCATTATGTGAATCAACGTTCAAACTTGCATGCGATTTGGCGCTACCGAACAAGGTAGAAGAATTGGGTTACGAGGCGATCGTGAAACTCCTCGACAACCATTTTACTCCAAAAAGGTTCGGGTTTGCAGAGAAGTCAATCTTCTATGCAGCAACGCAGCGGCAAGACGAAACGCACACTTAATGGGCCGCTAGGATTAGAGGTTTGGCAACTCACTGCGCATTCAAGAATTTGGAGGAAGCTCTGCTGGATAGGTTCATCATGGGCATGACACCGGGACGTGAGCGCGACAAGTTGTTCATGCAGGATCAGCGGGAGCTGACTCTTGCAAAAGCGATCGACTTGGCGGAAAGCGTGCGTTGTGCACGCCTGGCGTCGTCGACAGCGG CGCAGGCGACCGCGGCGGCCGGTGCGGCCACAGCGGCCGCGGATAGCGTCTTCAATATCTCCAAGAAAGAGAAGTGCAGTGTGTGTGGTTTCACCAACCATAAATCTAATCAGTGTCGGTATAAAAACTTCAAGTGTAAAAAGTGCAATAATAAAGGTCATTTGCGTAAAATGTGCCCTAACGAGGGAAAAGTGAAATACGTGGAGGAAGGTATGTTGGACTGCGGGGACGACGGTgagtgtttttataatattcggtGCCTAAAAGGGAAACCCATGACAGAGCGAGTGACGGTCAGTGGTCTAGCCTTAGAGTTCGAAATTGATAGCGGTTCAGCAGTTAGCGTAATCTCTAAAAGTACTTACAACTCGAATTTTAAGCGGTTGCCATTGTCAGTCACCAAAAAACGACTATTTAGTTATACAGGGGAAAACATCGAAACTATTGGAGTTGTTGCGTTACCTATATCGTACCTAGGTCGCACACATACACTGGATGTGTACGTAGTACGCGCAGACGGGCCTCCGCTACTGGGCCGCGACTTTATTCGGGAATTTAATCTCGAGCTGGCGCCGGCAGCGGCtatggcggcggcg TCTGATACGAGTATCGGTAAAGAGCTTTGTAAAATGTTTCCTAAGGTTTTCTCAGGCAATCTCGGGGcgtttaataaatacaaaattgatttacatttaaaacccGATGCAcagccaattttttttaaggcgAGGCCTGTTCCATATGCTCTCAGGGGGAAACTAGACGAGGAGCTCGACCGGTTATTAACGTTAGGCATTTTGAAGCCCGTGGAACATTCAGACTACGCGTCGCCCGTGGTaccagtattaaaaaaaaacggtagCCTTAGACTATGTGCGGACTACTCAGTTACAATCAATAAACAGTTGATAATTGATCAATATCCTTTACCAACGGTGAATGATTTGTTGGCTAAGCTACACGGAGGCGTACAATTTAGTAAAATAGATTTATCTATGGcttataatcaatttattttgaacGAAGAGTCGCAAAAACTAACGTGTATCAATACTCATCGCGGTCTTTTTAATTTCACCCGATTAGTGTTCGGATTGTCTAGCGCACCAGCTATTTTCCAACGCGCTATGGAATGTTTACTTTCGGGAATCGACGGAATTATCTTTCTATTAGACGATATTCTGATAACGGGCTCAAATAGACACGAACACAAACAAAGGCTCACTACAGTCTTACAACGTTTAAATGATGCAGGGTTAACAGTACAAATGAGTAAATGCGAATTTTTTAAAGATGAGATTGCATACCTTGGTCATGTCATAGATAAACACGGAGTCAGAAAATCGCCCGATAAAGTCAAAGCTATTTTACAAGCTCCTAAGCCAACAAATATAATTCAGTTACAGTCGTTTTTGAGTCTAACAAATTATTACCGGAACTTCGTGCCGGACGCGTCATCTATATTAAGTCCATTATATgatctgttaaataaaaataaaaagtgggAATGGACTCATAGGCACAATGACGCGTTTGTccgaataaaaaacattttagcgTCCGATAGAACTTTGCCACATTTTGACCCGAatgctaaattaatattaacggTAGACGCCTCACCGACCGGGCTAGGTGCAGTACTATCGCAAATAGGTCCAGATAAGTTGGAGCGGCCTATTTCGTACGCTTCCCGAACGCTCTCGCGGGCGGAAAAAAACTACGCACAGGTCCAAAAGGAGGCAACTGCAATCGTTTTTGGGGTTAAACGTTTCCATCAGTACTTGTATGGCCGTTCTCAGCCGTTTGTCCTTAGAACTGACCATAAACCCCTGTTGGCTATATTTGGCCCTTATAAAGGTATTCCCGAGATATCCGCAAATCGCCTACAAAGATACGCCATATTTTTAGCCGCGTATAATTACGTGATTGAATATATTAGTAGTAAACAAAATAGTGCGGATTATTTATCTCGCGCGTACAGCGGCGACAATGAGACGGAAACAACGGACGAGCTCACGGAATGCGAGGATCGCGCGGCTTACGTGAATTTCGTAACGGACGGCGATCTGCCTGTCACGTTAAACGATTTGCGCCGGGAAACGACTCGCGACACTAACCTGACTACTGTAAAGGATTTTGTGTTAAACGGTTGGCCTAGGAAGGTTAATGACGCCGagttaaaaccatttttcaatTGTCGAACTCAGTTATCTTACGAAAGCGGTATATTAATGCGGGGACATAAAGTAGTTATTCCTACAACTTTGCAAGAAAATGTTTGCAGGGAATTGCATAGTTCGCATTTCGGCATCGTAAAGATGAAGGCAGAGGCTCGCAAACGGTTATGGTTCCCCGGCGTGGACGCTGCGCTGGAACGAGTGGCCTGCACGGTGTGCGCGGCATTGCGGCCCGCGCCGCCACACGCCCCTCTTGCACCTTGGCCGCTGCCACCGCATCCGTTTTACCGAATTCATTTAGATTTCTTGGGTCCATTTcataattacatgtttttaattatcgTGGATGCTTACAGTAAATGGGTCGAGTGTTATAACATGCTTTCAACTCATAATTCAAAGACAGTTATAAGTAAAATGCACGATTTTATGTCACGGTTTGGTATTCCACATACTTTGGTGAGTGACAATGGTACGTCGTTTACATCATTGGAATTCAAAGAGTTCTGTAACCTTAACGGTATCAAACACTTGTTATCGCCGGCTTATCACCCGGCTAGTAACGGGCAGGCCGAAAGTTTtgtcaaaattgtaaaaaaggggCTGAAGGCAATAATTTTACAGGGTtgtaacaaattaacaatacatGATAAAATTGCGAAATATTTATTCGATTACAGGAACTCTAAAAATAGTACCACCGACAAGTCACCCGCGGAGTTAGTGTTTGGGCGTTCGCTGCGCTCACGGCTAGATTTATTGAACCCTAACGCACCGTCGTCATTGACGTCCACAGATCTAACTCAAACTGTCGCGCGTAAACAGTCCTTACAGGCTAAACACTTCCGTGGTGTACTAAGACCAGAATTTAAAGAGAACGACCTTGTCTGGATAACTAAAAAcactaacaataacaaagtgAATTGGCTGGAGGGTATAATCACAAAGAAGATCGGAAATCTTATGTACAGCGTATACGTGCCACAATTAAATGGTGAGGTCACTAGACACATGGACCAAATAAGGAAAAGACTGTCTTCGCCAATATCATCGGCAACTGGTGAAGATCAGGACTGGGATCCTGACGTGATTCCCGATGTGGCGTCGCCTCACCCTGAACCTGCCACACATCGAGAGGGGGAAGGAGAGGCGACAACGGTTCTGGAACCAGCTGCGGCGACGCCGCCGGGCACGCCAGAGACTTCACCGCCATTAGCCACGCCGGGGACCTCACCACGCGCCGCCCGGCCAGTTACGCCCCACAGGCGAAGAGCAATTAGCCCAATCTTTTCGACTCCTCAGTCGACCTTACCATTAGATTGA